One window from the genome of Calliopsis andreniformis isolate RMS-2024a chromosome 12, iyCalAndr_principal, whole genome shotgun sequence encodes:
- the LOC143185557 gene encoding bolA-like protein 3 encodes MTTMFGRVFMSNFRNISLLSRVWNGPSGVLAGKEAERKMIAILRDKFPNAKVIEVNDVSGGCGAMFEINVTAPEFKGLNTIKQHRLINEALKEEIKDMHGLRIYTSVPES; translated from the exons ATGACAACTATGTTCGGTCGTGTGTTTATGTCAAATTTTCGTAATATATCG CTTTTGTCACGGGTATGGAATGGGCCTAGTGGAGTACTGGCTGGTAAAGAGGCCGAAAGGAAGATGATAGCGATACTGAGGGACAAGTTTCCTAATGCTAAGGTCATTGAAGTGAATGACGTGTCAG GAGGTTGTGGTGCAATGTTTGAAATAAATGTTACTGCTCCCGAATTCAAGGGATTGAATACCATTAAGCAGCACCGACTGATCAATGAG GCACTTAAAGAAGAGATTAAAGATATGCATGGATTACGGATATATACAAGTGTTCCTGAGTCCTAG
- the LOC143185556 gene encoding uncharacterized protein LOC143185556, with protein sequence MPSAEETTYLIEVMPNTTQDFLSSDVDLLVSQIKENLRLSSLKAKSSVSHKNRPSPYKVPSRSWADPNGCEVCGVRSTGPHDHRHHVIHHHKRPSSREDDPYELFKELLREGGLIKEAVKRLQTNLDELRSSEAEEEGEQLDYKTVYIRKRYMYDSEDEQLPPYEPLEL encoded by the coding sequence ATGCCGAGCGCCGAAGAGACCACGTACTTGATCGAGGTGATGCCGAACACGACCCAGGACTTCCTCTCCAGCGACGTGGACCTCCTCGTCTCGCAGATCAAGGAGAACCTACGACTATCTAGTCTGAAGGCCAAGTCGAGCGTCAGCCACAAAAATCGACCCTCGCCGTACAAAGTGCCGTCGAGGTCGTGGGCAGACCCAAACGGCTGCGAGGTCTGCGGCGTAAGGAGCACAGGGCCCCACGATCATCGCCATCACGTGATCCACCATCACAAGAGGCCCAGCTCGAGGGAGGACGACCCCTACGAGCTGTTCAAGGAACTCCTCAGAGAGGGTGGTTTAATCAAAGAAGCTGTGAAGAGGCTGCAGACGAACCTCGACGAGCTGAGGAGCTCCGAGGCCGAGGAGGAGGGCGAGCAGTTGGACTACAAAACTGTTTACATACGAAAGAGATATATGTACGACTCAGAGGACGAACAGTTGCCGCCGTATGAGCCGCTCGAGCTGTGA